Proteins encoded together in one Struthio camelus isolate bStrCam1 chromosome 19, bStrCam1.hap1, whole genome shotgun sequence window:
- the COIL gene encoding coilin: MAAAGGGGGGPVRLRLLFDYPPPGSPGCALCWLLLEPGQVRLVTDLLSLIRHRFGFSRRARLSLFLEGALLPPTESARLVRDNDSLRVKLEEVVADDSEEVDHGFFCTTRQDKKRHGEKLEEEGSPRSEEDRHKREKKRNKHSPEYSSCREETSVNSWDSQKKYKKRKRKEEISGRERLTEGKEESSTDQLKKLKKAEREKELATKRKDGKHTKATGAKMGLEQMNDSFSLNSGKNNTKKITTQSRNKRVGPSDSDSSSTSSDTDSSEVNVKQNESSHKPVVATLPRNASQVAANSDVKTVVSGKVTAKSKAENSTKTAVSKKSKKAECSSSDSDSSAEDDKVATAQNSSTKKKPLPNNAAAVKNSTPKAPKAQASSSESDSSDSEKVVKKPKANAGPSNSVVRNSDKQSPASVQGAFPSPALGRGRGTGDENFWRGPRGRGFRGMTRGRGRGRGENQGFFYNYETEGQKQRQLNEAVTNTSVLVQNPVEVPKRNYSVLPLLAAPPQVGERIAFKRLELTDNYSPEVSDYKEGKIISWNADKKQIELEILSSPTVAKEPGKFDLVYQSADGAELIEYAVSQDTKITESWDALIEPRLIVEPPVDGLSTENGKI; this comes from the exons atggcggcggccggcggcggcggcggcggcccggtgcggctgcggctgctgttCGACTacccgccgccgggcagcccgggCTGCGCgctgtgctggctgctgctggagcccgGCCAGGTGCGCCTCGTCACCGACCTGCTCAGCCTCATCCGCCACCGCTTCGGCTTCAGCCGCCGGGCCCGCCTCAGCCTCTTCCTGGAgggggcgctgctgccccccaccGAGAGCGCCCGCCTCGTGCGGGACAACGACTCCCTGCG GGTGAAAttggaagaggtggtggcagatgATTCCGAAGAGGTAGACCACGGCTTCTTCTGTACCACAAGGCAAGACAAAAAAAGGCATGGAgaaaagctggaggaggaaggatcGCCTAGAAGCGAAGAAGACAGgcacaaaagggaaaagaaaaggaataaacatAGTCCTGAGTATTCCTCTTGTAGGGAAGAAACCTCTGTAAATAGTTGGGACTCTCAAAAAaagtacaagaaaagaaaaaggaaggaagaaattagTGGAAGAGAGAGACTCACAGAAGGTAAGGAGGAGAGCTCTACTGACCAattaaaaaagcttaaaaaagcagagagggagaaagagttggcaacaaaaaggaaggatggaaagcaCACAAAGGCCACTGGAGCAAAGATGGGTTTAGAACAGATGAATGACAGCTTTTCTCTAAATTCTGGTAAAAATAACACCAAAAAAATCACCACACAATCCAGGAACAAGAGGGTAGGACCTTCAGATTCAGATTCCTCCAGCACATCATCTGACACTGACAGCAGCGAAGTAAATGTAAAGCAAAATGAATCTTCCCATAAACCTGTGGTGGCAACGCTTCCCAGAAACGCATCCCAAGTTGCTGCAAATTCTGATGTGAAAACTGTTGTTTCTGGTAAAGTGACTGCAAAGTCTAAAGCTGAAAACTCCACTAAGACTGCAGTTAGTAAAAAATCTAAAAAGGCCGAGTGCTCTAGTTCAGATTCTGACTCAAGCGCAGAGGATGACAAAGTGGCAACAGCACAAAACAGTAGCACAAAGAAAAAGCCATTGCCTAATAATGCAGCCGCTGTAAAAAACAGTACCCCGAAGGCTCCCAAAGCACAGGCCTCTTCTTCAGAGTCTGATAGTTCAGATTCAGAAAAAGTTgttaaaaaacccaaagcaaatgCTGGACCAAGTAATTCTGTAGTAAGAAACAGTGATAAACAGTCGCCAGCCAGCGTTCAAGGAGCATTTCCCAGCCCAGCTCTTGGAAGGGGGCGAGGAACAGGAGATGAAAACTTCTGGAGAGGACCGAGGGGCCGCGGGTTTCGCGGGATGACGAGGGGCCGCGGCCGTGGGAGAGGAGAAAACCAGGGCTTTTTCTATAACTACGAAACTGAAGGCCAGAAACAGAGGCAGTTAAATGAAGCAGTGACAAACACTTCAGTTCTTGTGCAG AATCCTGTGGAGGTCCCCAAGAGAAACTATAGCGTATTACCTCTTCTAGCTGCCCCGCCACAAGTGGGAGAAAGAATTGCCTTTAAG CGCTTGGAACTAACTGATAATTACAGTCCTGAAGTTTCAGACTATaag GAGGGGAAAATAATCAGTTGGAACGCTGATAAAAAACAGATAGAGCTTGAGATCCTttcgtcgcccacag tgGCTAAAGAGCCAGGGAAATTCGATCTGGTTTACCAGTCTGCAGATGGAGCTGAGCTGATAGAGTACGCTGTTTCTCAGGATACAAAG ataactGAAAGTTGGGATGCATTGATAGAGCCGAGACTGATCGTTGAGCCTCCAGTTGATGGATTGagcactgaaaatggaaaaatctaA